The genomic interval CCCCTGCTCCAAACCATTCCATTTGGGCAGGGGAAGCTTCGCCCCGGCTGTTCTTCCCATTGGGAAGCTGAATAAACAgcccttttccttcctgagcGGGTTTATCGGGGTCGGGCGCATCCTGCCGGGGCTGTGCtcggggctgtgctgctgacagGAGGGGGCTGATTCACAGcactgtgcctcagtttccccacctggaaaaacaaaggggggatgtgctgagctggaatgGATTAACTGGGAATTGGGGTTTCGGAGGGAGGGAACGGGGATGTAGAAACACTCCAAAAAAAAGGGGTTGCAAAAGCAAAATTCTACTGCAATCCCCTTTTTAAGAGGAAAGGTGGGGTttttcctgctgcccatggggaCTTTAATCCAAGGTGGGAGCAGcgaaaggaaataaatggggTTAAAACTCTTGTAAAAGGGAGGGATTTGGCCACAGAGGCGTGAAAATGGGAGATTCCGGCTGCTGCTTCAGCAGGACCCTTTGCCCTGTGTCCTCCCAGGCACGAGACCATTTACTGCCGTGACGTGGGACGGGACGCTcgttccttctccctttccgggaggagggagggaggttgATGCCGAAGGGCAGCgcggctgcaggagctgccagcgTGCCCCTGAGTTTTACCTTATTTTCCCTAAAATCAACCCCAGGCCTGGCCCTTCTGTGGCTTCAGAGATGCtgccagggaaggcagagaagaGGATGGCCTCGTCCATCTTCATCACTCTGGTGCCCCCACGGAGGGATGTGGGCACCGAGGAGAAAACCCACCGGGAGCCGCAGCCGGACGGTGCCCAGGGCCCCGTCACCCGTCGCCCCCGGATCCCACTGTCACCCCCGGCATTGCCCAACGGAGGTGAGGGGTGTCCATGGGGGGCTGAGTGTGGTGCCAGGaggatggtggtggtgctgaggATGCTGTGGAGATGCTTTGCTAAAGGACACGCAGGCAGGAGGGGAtatggggggttttttgggggggttattccccaaatccctgcaaTCCCTTCTCCCATCCTGGGATGGATCCAGTtgctggggaagggctgtgtTTGCTCTCCATTGCCAGGCACTTATCGGTGCTGTTTGTCCCCTCCAGCTGGGACAGCGTTTGCTTTTGGGGCAGGTCAGCGAGCGCTGCTGCAAAGCTGTTGGGGCATTACTGCAAAGGGGTGCTATTGTGACAGGACATTATTgctcccccaaaccccccataTCTGTCTTTTGCTGCAGAAACCCCcccagctgtccctgtgccttcATCCCCAcccctcctcatcctctccGAAGCCCCCCAGCCCATGTCCGTGGAGTCACTGGGTCCGGTGCTGCAGCAACTGAACCTCACAGCACCCACCACCCTCCAGGTgaggataagggggtgcagaCCCCCCATTGCCACAGTTTCTTCACCTGCAGGGGTATAAATAACATGGTTTTACCCTCCCCTGCTCTCCAggccccttcctccttccctgctgagTTAAAGCCACCCAAACTGTGCCAGGAGCAAGAGGACAAGCCGCAATGGCAGGATGTGAATGGGTACCCGGAGCGGGACAGCTCCAGAGGTGAGGGGGGCCCAGCTGTGGGTTCATCCCGAGTTAGAGGAACTGAGTGACACAGCTCTGAACCCGTccctaaagtaaacaaaaaataaacacagcggaggaactggacttcacacaCAATCCATGAGATTcaaagtgaagacattttattacacatagcacaaggtttatatagggttaggactacaccttattggctaaaagagttacacaccaccacaccAGATACTTCAGTTGATTAGAACctctctctcacaagtcccatgtttatattatttcatcttGCTATTTtcgtgcacctgcagagtcttgtggattcttggggagtaacctcctccctaccagccagcagcagctgagctccttgctgcttctggctgatggCTGAGTCTCACAAGGCTTTCTATAGacctgaattgctcacctttgattttactgtaacaacacaTCCCCACTTCCCACAGACATCTGTGCCTTCTGCCACAAGGTGCTGGGGCGGCGGGAGCCGACGGTGGAGGCGATGGGCAAGCAGTACCACCCCGGCTGCTTCACCTGCCGCACGTGCCAGCGGCGCCTGGCCGGGCAGCGCTACTTCCAGAGAGACGGGCGGCCCATGTGTGACACCTGCTACCAGGTACTGCCCTCCCTCGGGGACAGCCAGCACCCCTGGGGTGGCAGCTGGCACCTCATGGCGCGTGTTCCCAACTCCCAGGCCACGCTGGAGAAATGTGCCAAGTGCCAGGGGCTGATCACAGAGCACATCATCCGTGCCCTCGGCAAGGCTTTCCACCCCGGCTGCTTCTCCTGTGCCGGCTGTGGCCGCGCCATCGGTGCCGAGAGCTTTGCCGTGGACGAGCAGGGTGACGTGTACTGCGTGCCCGACTTCTACAGGTTGGCAATGGCAGAGCATCCCCCAGTTTTggagctgggggtggggagTTGGGGGTCTGGCTTGTCCCTGTCACCACCCCCCCCAGGGCTCACACCGCTCCCGTTTGGTTCCGTCAGCAAATACGCCGTGGTTTGCGGCGCCTGTGAGCGCCCCATCGTGCCCTCTGAGGACAAGGACACCTACAAGATCGAGTGTCTGGGTCGCAGCTTCCACGAGAGCTGCTACTGCTGTGAGGTACGATAggctgggggtccccaaagcCCAGGGGGTGGCAccgagccagggctggcacagaggctacagcacccagggctggtTTTTATCCCACGGTTTGTCTTCCGAGTGACGGGGAGGGGGGAAATAAGTAAATCAgtcaggtggtggtggtgatgatgCACCTGGAGGAGATGTTCAGCTTTTCATGGCTTTGATGTAGTTTGTTGcttttaatcatagaatcatagaatggattgggttggaaaagacctctgagatcagcaagtccaacacttgatccaaccccactgtgatcaccagcccagggcactctgacACCCaactccgtgccctgggctggtgatcacagtggggttggatgaagatgtggtggattctcactgagtgccacatccatagaattacagaattatagaatggattgggttggaaaagacctctgagatcatcaagtccaacccttgggccaactccagtccctttaccagatcatggcactcagtgccacggccaagctcagctgaaaaacctccagggatggggaatccaccccctctctgggcagcccattccaatccctgagcactctctctgcaaagaatttttttctgctctccaacttcaatttcccctggcagagcttgagcccatcgtgcccccttgtgcTATTCCTGAGTGCCAAGTACTGCTGGGttctgcaggaaaagcaggatgTAATGCAGCACAGGGACCCCTAAAACGCGTTGTCCctttcccctctgcccccagagctgcaggacccCCCTGTCCCCGGAGCTGACGGAGGACGGGTGCTACCCCCTGGACAGCCACCTCCTCTGCAAGTCCTGCCACGTCCGCTGGCGGAACGAGTCGTCCTGCTGAGAGCCCGCGGCTCACCCATCTCTGCCTGCCAGTGCCAGATGCCAAAAAACTGCCTGCCAGTGCCAGATGTTTGGAGGGTGACCTCCGTGCCTGCTGCACCCCTGAATTCCTGCAGAACTGGGTTTTCATCTCCAAAATGTGCCCGGGACCCTGACCCTGTGGGCTGGCCAGAGGAGCAGTGAGGATGTGTCACAACACGGCTCTGTGCCCACCATGGACATAAAATGCCCCGACAGaccagcagcagaggaggttttattccttatttctttttttaaactccttttTCAAGGCCAGTTTGGTTATTCTGGgtggtttttcttccttttcaagATTCCTTGGGGTTTCACTGAAACGTTTCTCTCTGTGGAGAGCAAGCACTGATTTAGTTACTTGCAGTTCAATAAAACCCGAGCCTGAAAACTCATTCCTTTCATCCACCCTGCATTCCAACCTATCCAATCCAGGTTTAAAAATAAGgacaaaatgcagctttttttgGATTTTATAGGTGTGGCAAGTCAGGTCGCTCAGGTCCATAACAGCTGATTTTGGGGTGCAGCGACCTGGCAGTTGCCGCTGTCACGTAGGGGAGAGACAATGGTTGTTTCTtgggggtgggtttgggatttGGTGATGTCGTGGTGTTGTTAAAAGGAGTTTTGGTGCtagtttggtggttttttggtgCCTGTCTGTCCCGGAGCCAGCAGAGGGCAGCTGGAGCACAAATTCCTCCAGCAGGCAGCACAACTCCAGCTAAACGTCTCTGACAGCCCCATTTCTGCACGTTCTCCAAGATACCGCTCCGCCGTCGGAAAGTCTTTGATCTTCTCTCAGTCCAAGCCCCAAAGCAGCAGAATTCGGAGCATTTCTCTGCGTGCCCAACATCTGCACAACCGATGCCGCCAGGGCTCGGTGGTTTTGTTTGCGAGGGCGTTGCAAACCAGGCAGGGAAACTTCTTAACTTTCTTTTTAACTGAAAGTGCTTAAAAAGCCACAAATTGAGAGCAGAAAATAGCAAGAGCATGTGAGATGATGTTTAATGCTTTCCTGATGGAAAAAAGAGAGctataaacaaagaaaagcatccccagagctgcagctctgggctcctgggTCACGTCCGACTCCCTCTGGCACGTGCTGTATTTATGAATGAAGGGGTTAATGATGGTTAATTAATCACATCAACAACTATTTCCTGATGACTCTTCCCCGTCTACAAAGCCGGTTACTCACCGTTCATTAACAAGCGTTTCAGCTCGTAACTGACTATAAACAAATAGATTAAAAAGATGTTAATTTGCGGTTTGTCCCGGTCACGTCAGTCGGTGGCTTTGGGGCTGGTTGGGTGGGAATCTCCTGTCCCAGGCCCGGGAATTCCCGTGCTCAGTCAGCTCTCCCTTTCCTAAAACTTCTTGCTCTGTGAGGAAAACCAGGCATTAAAACGCTGCTGAAAAAGTTAAAGATGTGGTGGTGGCCAAAGGGAGTGGGAAATGGAAGGCCCAAAGTGGCTCGTTTTTAGGCAATAAGGGTATTTTTCCAAGCGAGGTTTTTGGGGAGGGTGGAAGCACCAAGGCTGAGGGTGCAATGGATGGTTATCCAAACTGTGCTACTGCTCCACAGAGGAACGGTGGGGAGGGGTTGAGTATCCCACACaaagcagcccaggctgggctgttggcagcaggactgtggagagctttggctggagctgggcaagGAAATGCTTGTATTGACATGAAGCCTCAAGAAGGTCCTGGAAAGcacaggaggaaggaaaggcacAGCTGGAGAGTTTGGCATGGTGAGTGAAGGGATGCAGAAATGGTGGGATTTGGCATCATTTTCCAGGAGCAGAGAATGACAAAGGGCAGTGATGGATGGACAGGGAAGTGAGAGGATAAAAGGCTGATTTAAGCTTTTTCCTTCCCGGATCAGGGGAGAAGCATCACTAGCCGAGGTGTGGGGATGTCACCTTGAAAAGCACAGCCCTGAGTTTTCCCTTGGGAGGATCTCCAGGAATTCTGAGCTGTATGCAAGGAGATCCTGCAGGGGTGACGCCACAGAGCTGGATCCCGTCCCGCTGCCCAGCTGGATCCCGTCCCGCTGCCCGGCTGGATCCCGTCCCGCTGCCCGGCTGGATCCCGTCCCGCTGCCCGGCTGGATCCCATCCTGTTGAGGAGCTGGatcccatcctgctgcccagccagaTCCCATCCTGTTGAGGGGCTGGATCCCATCCCGCTGCACAGCTGGATCCCGTCCCGCTGCCCGGCTGGATCCCATCCTGTTGAGGAGCTGGatcccatcctgctgcccagctggaTCCCATCCTGTTGAGGGGCTGGATCCCATCCCGCTGCCCAGCCGGATCCCATCCTGTTGAGGAGCCGGATCCCATCCCGCTGCCCAGCCGGATCCCATCCTGTTGAGGAGCTGGATCCCATCCCGCTGCCCAGCCGGATCCCATCCCGCTGCCCAGCCGGATCCCATCCCGCTGCCCAGCCGGatcccatcctgctgcccagccggatcccatcctgctgcccagcCGGATCCCATCCTGTTGAGGGGCTGGATCCCATCCCGCTGCCCGGCTGGATCCCATCCCGCTGCCCGGCTGGATCCCGTCCCGCTGCACAGATGGATCCCATCCTGCTGCCGAACTGAATCCCATCCTGCTGAGGAGCCGGATCCCATCCTGTTGAGGAGCTGGATCCCATCCCGCTGCCCGGCTGGATCCCGTCCCACTGCCCGGCTGGATCCCGTCCCACTGCCCGGCTGGATCCCATCCTGTTGAGGAGCTGGATCCCATCCCGCTGCCTGGCTGGATCCCATCCTGATGCGGGGCTGGATCCCATCCTGATGCGGAGCTGGATCCCATCCTGATAAGGAGCTGGATCCCATCCTGCTGCACAGCAAACCCTGCAATGGCTCAGCCCATCCTTGGGCTCCTCACCCTTCAGGGGCAGTTCTGTGAGCACCGAGGTTTGCTGGCAAAGATAAACCAAACCCACCCCACATGGAACAACAGGATCATGGGGGGCCGGGAGCTTCCCAAGCCTCCTGATGCTCCCCAAGACCACCCAGGTGTAAAAACCACTGGAGGTGCCTCATCCCAGTGGACAGGGCAGAGGATCCCGCCCCTCCAAGGCCATGGCCGaggctctgcccttccctgggctgtggaTAAGCCCGGCAGTCCTTGCACTCCCTCCTGGCAGGCTGAGGAGAGCGGGAAGGACTTGGCTGCCCTCCAAGGAGCagcaaatgcaaatatttcttcactCCAGGCTGGGCGCGGCCGCGGATGAAATTTCCTCGGGCTTTCCCAGCGAAGGGATCTGATATCCTTGGCCTGTGAGTCACTCCTGGGAACACAACGGTGCATCCCATCAGAGCCCCAAAGATTGTCTTCCTTGCAACTCTGACTTGTAAAAAAGaggttttaaattaaagaagGAGCTGTAGTGGTTTTAGACGAGGGGTTCAAGCGTCGCTTTCGTAGCCAAAATGGCCTTTTTGCAGGTTGTGTTGGCAAATCAGATTTTTGGTGTGGCACAAGGAAAGTGagatgagaaagggaaaatgctggaaagtGCCTTTCCATGGCATTGCCCTGGAGAAATGggaaagcagagggagggatgagCCAGAGGGGAGGGATAAATTGTATTCCTTGAGTGCCTTTGCTGTGCCATCCACGGTGCTGGaggaagggaaactgaggctgAAACAGTGACCAGGGCTTTGCtggctggaaaagctgctgggagcagcactgggggctgtTTTTTCTCAAAGAGGatggaaagagctgcaggaaaacTGGGTTTTTCCTTTGGATGTTCCAGGCTCATGGCAGCCATGAGGAagaaggggctgaggggcagTGGACGGACCGATGGGCAGGATGGGCCGAGGGAGgaacccggctggctgcagggttgTTCTTCCCTGCACAGTGTTCAGATCTATTTTCTGCACTTTCCTGTCATCAACACAGCCTAAAAAATCTGACATTTCTTAAATGAAAAGTGGTCTGATCCCGCTGGCAAAGAGAGACACAGGAAAACCAGCAGGGATTacactgggagcagctgagccctgggtttCTCCAGCTTCATTATGCAGCACAGGTGGGATATagatttaaaaaccaaaacaaacaaccagcAATATTCTagtattcttttttcccctcccatttTCCTTGCAAAGTGAACCACCCAGTGCTGTAGTTTTAAAGCAGGTGGGGTTTGGTAACCTGAGGGGAAGGGGATGCAGCGGGAGCGCAGGCGCGTTGCCAGGCTGCAAGGGCTCCACTGccttatttatataaaaaataaataaaataagggATAAAAAGCCCAACCCACCCTATTGCTGAAAATAGACACACAGCACATGCCTGCGAGAGGGGTTTTGCCATCTTGTATCCCAGATTTCCTTCATTGTATCGCAGTTTACGGCATCCTGCAGGCTGATTTCCTGAAAATTAACCATTTTCACCCAGATTTGGCTTTGAGCACTTTAACTTACACTTTTATTTTGCTGGAGTGTCCAGTAGAGCCTGTAAGCGAGGTGTtttactacaaaaaaaaaaaaaccaaacaaacaaccaggGCTCTTTCTTGCATAGGTTATCGTGTTTGTCAGGGCTCATTGACCTCGGGGATTTatcactggggaaaaaagccagAGGAGGATAATGGGGAATAAATATATCTAAATAATGGTGGCTTTGATCTCTGTGAAGGAAAAAGTGGTGGAACAGCAAAGAATTAggtgttaaataaataaataaacaaacaaacaaaataatcaacatataaacacacaaacctaatataataatatatccCGTAATACTCCATGTGGCTAAGCTTTCCCGCACAGCACAACGTGGGAATATACTTTAATCTCATTTACTGGATTGCTCTGTCCGAGGGTGCAGCTTGCTGAAACGACCAGGCTCCTGACGGGGTTTTAAGGTCCGTGAAGAAAAAGATAAACTCgtgaacaacaacaacaacaacaaaaaaaaaaacaaacaaaaaacaaccaccacAGAAATAAGGGCTGACAGGAGGGCTGTGTCTGACAgaggaggcggcggcgccgcTGCCCCTCCCCGGCCCCGCTTCACAAAATGGCCGCCCGGCGTGAGGCGACAAAatggcggcgggcgggcggcgagGGGCAGGACGGGCcgagggaggaagaaggagctgaggggcagaggaCGGGCCGAGGGAGGAagaaggggctgagggacagAGGACGGGCCGAGGGAGGAagaaggggctgagggacagAGGACGAGGGGCAGTGGACGGGCCGAGGGAGGAagaaggggctgaggggcagTGGACGGGCCGAGGGAGGAagaaggggctgagggacagAGGACGAGGGGCAGGACGGGCCGAGGGAGGAAgaaggggcagaggagctgccgAGGGGCAGAGGACGGGCCgaaggaggaagaaggggcCGAGGGGCAGAGGACTATGGCAGAGGACGGGCCGAGGGAGGAAGAAGGGGCCGAGGGGCAGAGGACGGCCCATGGGGCAGGGGACGGGCcgagggaggaagaagaggaccATGGCAGGGGACGGAcgggggaggaagaagaggacgAGGGGCAGGGGACGGAcgagggaggaagaagaggacgAGGGGCAGGGGACGGAcgagggaggaagaagaggacgAGGGGCAGGGGACGGAcgagggaggaagaagaggacgagggaggaagaagaggacgagggaggaagaagaggacgagggaggaagaagaggacgagggaggaagaagaggacgagggaggaagaagaggacgAGGGGCAGAGGACCATGGCAGGGGACAGAcgagggaggaagaagaggaccATGGCAGGGGACGGGCCGAGGGGCAGAGGACGAGGGCCAGGGGCCGAGGAGCAGGAGACCATGGCAGGGGACGGGCcgagggaggaagaagaggacgAGGGGCACGGGACGGGCcgagggaggaagaagaggaccGTGGCAGGGGACGGAcgagggaggaagaagaggaccGTGGCAGGGGACGGACGAGGGGCAGAGGACCATGGCAGGGGACGGACGGGGCCGGTGCCCGAGCGCTCCGCTCCTCTGCGAATGAATCCCCAGCGGGCCGGCGGCGAAAGCGCTGCGGGTGAAACCCGaccttcctctcccccctccctccgCCTCTTCTCCCCTCGCCGCCTTTGCAAAAGGATGTGGAAATGCCCGAAACGCGCGTTTGGGCTCATTTGGCCGTGGCGGAGCCTCCGTGTGCCCCTCACGCCTCCTCAGCCTCCGTCAGGCGCCAGCGCTGCCCCCTCCCCGGCTGAAACCCcgaaaatattatttttttgcctCATTTTTGGCCCACAATCGcgcttccccctctcccccgtCATCACCACCCAGCTGGGTCGGTTTATGCCTAATTCTCTCCTTTTGCACCGCTTTTCTCCTTGGCAGGGCTCGGAGCCGCCACCTCCCGCTCCCCTCACGGCGTGGAAAACACCCAGACGTGCTTagggggggaaaaaccaaataaaacccaagaaaaaaatcccccaaacaccCCGAGGATTGATTTATCACCGGAGCCGGAGTGGTGTGGGAAGAACCATCGCCGCCTGCCATTCGCTTAATTAAAATCATACATTGGTGTGACCAGACGTGGTAATtccataaaaaaccccaaatctgtAACATCCACAGGCTCGTTGTTGGAGCTGCAGCCAAGGTACCACATAAGCCTTTTTTTAAcgtatttttttattgttgccTTACCTTTTTGTCTGCATCACAGTGTTGTTTCAGTCTATAATGTTGCCCCTTCCTTGATAAAAGCTACATGCCTAAAATATTGCTTATTTTCCCATGGAATTACAGATTTAGGCCCATATAGATGCTCTTTTATTTCTACATATACAagaatatttctatattttactacatacatatataaatattctATGACTACATCTTTTATATCTCCTTTTTCCAGGGACTGCttagaatataaaataaacccacacacataaaaacttatttaattatatataattgGCCCGTATATATCtttgattttatatatatatattacctTTGTTTTCCTCCATTGGTTTTCTACTACAATGTATCctaaagcaggagaaaaaaaatgccatcaaaaagcaaaaattaaagaagaaaaagaacaaaaaaaaccaacccatcTCTTTTTTTTACCGTCCACGGCAGAAGTTTGTGCCTGAACGTTTTTATTTGTTCCACAGAGATGTAGATTTTCCTTGGGAGACTTGGGGAGGattagtttttaataaaaaaagagggaaaaatacacctgagaaaaaaaaaaaaacaaaccaaaaaccaaacaaacccaaaacaacacaataaaaaagaaacaaaaaggaaaaaaggaaaaaaaaaaaaaagcacgataaaaccacaaaaccaaccCCCAGTGAGTGAAGCTGCAAACGCAACCGAACAGTCCGGACCAGACAATTCATTGCCCAGAAAAAAGAGGATAAAACCGGGGCTGCAATGGCCGCTTTGCTGTAGATCCGGGAGGAGGGATCAGCTCCTTTCTCCCACCATCTCTCGCTCCGAACAccaccatttttttcctttttttttttttctcttgtttaatGCTCTTTGTTGGGGCCGCCCCACCCCCGCCGGAGCCGCGCAGGGGATTCACTTTTTTTACAgagatctcttttttttttttcccctccacccccccgGCCTTGTGCAATCCTCTCCCTTTCATTACGTGTTGTTTCCCCTCTGCGGGTGTAAAggtttctctgctctgcttcttaTTCCAGAAGCTTCCACGGGGGGGGAGCCCCCACTGCGGCGCCTTTGCCGCAGcgccaggaggaggaggaggaggaggaggatgcaccacctctccctgcctgccagcCTCATTCCaagcctctccccctctctccatTCCCCCCAGCTTGGAAAACTAAAGCGCTGGGAGGTGTTTGCAacttgattattttattttttgtttttttttttttctcctggtggagatggaggagggcagggctggcaccgaTGGCACAAATGACCTTTCCCAGGCGGTGGGAGGGAGGattcccctcccaccccatcATTCTCCTGcttggaattaattttaaatagcaggaggattattttttattttccttccccctccccttgttccctcacttttttttttttttttgaagcttCCTCAcgatcttttttttcctgcgtGTGTTTTGAATTGCGTTTGAAAATTGCCCAGCTGGAGACAAGGCTTGATTAGAGCTGGAACAATAACTCCCTTTTATTAATAACGGGAAGGATTTACAGTCCTACAGCACCTTCCTTGGAAAGCTTTCCAAACCGTTTGCAAACACTCCCAAATTTCAGATTGTGCAGCCCTTGGCTGTGAGGTGGGTAAGTATTTTAATGATGCCCCCGCCCAAAATCACCTCGGTGGCAAATCTACATTTCTTAGAGCTTAAAAGGATGAccaatttggggtttttttt from Pithys albifrons albifrons isolate INPA30051 chromosome 22, PitAlb_v1, whole genome shotgun sequence carries:
- the FBLIM1 gene encoding filamin-binding LIM protein 1, producing MLPGKAEKRMASSIFITLVPPRRDVGTEEKTHREPQPDGAQGPVTRRPRIPLSPPALPNGETPPAVPVPSSPPLLILSEAPQPMSVESLGPVLQQLNLTAPTTLQAPSSFPAELKPPKLCQEQEDKPQWQDVNGYPERDSSRDICAFCHKVLGRREPTVEAMGKQYHPGCFTCRTCQRRLAGQRYFQRDGRPMCDTCYQATLEKCAKCQGLITEHIIRALGKAFHPGCFSCAGCGRAIGAESFAVDEQGDVYCVPDFYSKYAVVCGACERPIVPSEDKDTYKIECLGRSFHESCYCCESCRTPLSPELTEDGCYPLDSHLLCKSCHVRWRNESSC
- the LOC139682058 gene encoding octapeptide-repeat protein T2-like; its protein translation is MGQGTGRGRKKRTMAGDGRGRKKRTRGRGRTREEEEDEGQGTDEGGRRGRGAGDGRGRKKRTREEEEDEGGRRGRGRKKRTREEEEDEGGRRGRGAEDHGRGQTREEEEDHGRGRAEGQRTRARGRGAGDHGRGRAEGGRRGRGARDGPREEEEDRGRGRTREEEEDRGRGRTRGRGPWQGTDGAGARALRSSANESPAGRRRKRCG